From the genome of Desulfobaculum xiamenense:
GTGATCGAGTTGAAGGTCGCCAAGGAAGACCTCGGCAAGGTGATCGGCAAGCAAGGCCGCACCGCCAGGGCCATGCGAACCATCATCGGGGCAGCCTCCACCAAGGCCCGAAAACGGGCCGTGCTGGAGATCATCGAGTAGGAACGCCGGCCTCGCGGCCAGCGGTTCCGTCTCGTGCTCCCATGAGCCGACACGCTCGTGGTGTGCCGTATACGGTACATGCGCGTATTCCGTGATGAGCAAATCATTCGGCATGCAAGCCGGGAGCGGGAACCTCGTCCTCGTTGGCGAGGTGACCAAACCTCATGGACTCAGGGGGGAAGTCTGCGTACGTCTGTACGCGGACTCCCCTTCTTTTTTTGATCTCGTGGACGTCGTCCACCTGCGTCCCGCAGCGGAAGCGCCAGCTCCCGATCCGGTACCCGCAGGTCGCGGCCGTCGTCCCGCTCGTCCGCAACCACCCCGCATGCGCCGTGTGCGCATCGTGTCGTGGCGCGAGCACAAGGGCATGGTACTGCTCGTCTTCGAAGGCGCGCAGGACCGTTCCGCCGCCGAAGCATTGCGCGGCAGCGAAATCCTCGTCCGCGAGACCGAACTTCCCGACCTCTCGGACGACGAGGTCTACATCCATCAGATCGAGGGACTTGCCGTGCGCCTGGAAGGCGGCGAGCCGCTCGGTGTCGTGCGCGAGGTGCTCACGCCCGCGGGACAGGAAATCTGGGCCATCGAAACGCCGGACGGCCGCGAGGTCCTCTTTCCCGTGGCGGAGCAGTTCGTTCTCGCCGTTGATCTGGAGGCCGGATTCGTGGAGATAGCTCCGCCGCCCGGACTTCTCGATCTCTATCTTAGCGACGACGCCTGACCCCTCGGGCCGCGCTACGCGGCACGGCCATCCCAAGGAAACGCTTCACGTGAAGTTCCATATCGTCACTCTCTTTCCCGAGTTCTTCGATTCCCCCCTGTCCAGCGCCATGCTCGGCAAGGGGGCGGAGGAGGGACTCGTGGCCTTCACCCGGACCAACCCGCGGGACTTCACCGAGGATCGCCACCGGACCGTGGACGACCGCCCCTACGGCGGCGGCCCCGGCATGGTCATGATGTGCGAGCCGCTTTCCCGTGCGCTCGACAGTATCGAGACTCCCGGACGCATGCTGGCGCTCACCCCGCGTGGGCGTCCGCTCGATCAGGCTTTTGCGCGCGAGCTCGCCGCGCAGGAGAATCTGACGCTCATCTGTGGCCGCTACGAGGGCATCGACGAGCGCATCTTCGATCAGTATCCAATTGAGGGCGTCTCCGTGGGCGATTTCGTGCTCAACGGTGGCGAGGCCGCCGCGTTGTGCGTCATCGAGTCCGTGGCGCGGCTCGTGCCCGAGTTTATGGGCCACGAGGATTCCGGCGACGAGGAGAGCTTTTCGCACGGACTGCTGGAATATCCGCACTACACGCGGCCACCGGTCTTCCGTGGGCAGTCTGTTCCGGACATCCTGACCTGTGGCGATCATGGCCGTATCGCCGCATGGCGCAGGCACAAGGCGCTGGAAGTCACCCTCGCCAACCGTCCGGACATTCTGGAACAAGCGTCGCTCACCGGCGACGACATCGAGGTGCTTCGCGAAATTCGCGCTCAGGGCGGCATTGAAACGCTTGGGCGCAATTTGTACGTTGCGTTGCTACATGCACCGGTGCTCAATAAATTTGGGCAAACCGTTGCTGTGTCTTTGACAAACCTCGACGTTCACGATATAGCCCGCGTTTCGCGCACCTATGGTCTCGGGGGTTATTACATCGCAACGCCCCTGACCGATCAGCGCAATCTGCTCGAACGTCTCGTCGGGCACTGGGTCGACGGGCCCGGTCAGCGAGCGAACCGCGACCGGACCGACGCATTCGGAGCCATCCGCACGGCCAGTGATCTTTTCGAGATCATCGCCGACGTGGAACGAAGAGCAGGGCAGAGGCCGGTTGTGGTGGCAACGACCGCCCGTGGCGCTGGCAACGCGAGCGTGCCCGCCGTCAGACAATGGCTGGCGGACAAACCCGTGCTGCTGGTGATGGGTACGGCCTCCGGGCTGGCCCCGGAAGTGATGGAGGACGCCGACGCGGTGTTGCGGC
Proteins encoded in this window:
- the trmD gene encoding tRNA (guanosine(37)-N1)-methyltransferase TrmD gives rise to the protein MKFHIVTLFPEFFDSPLSSAMLGKGAEEGLVAFTRTNPRDFTEDRHRTVDDRPYGGGPGMVMMCEPLSRALDSIETPGRMLALTPRGRPLDQAFARELAAQENLTLICGRYEGIDERIFDQYPIEGVSVGDFVLNGGEAAALCVIESVARLVPEFMGHEDSGDEESFSHGLLEYPHYTRPPVFRGQSVPDILTCGDHGRIAAWRRHKALEVTLANRPDILEQASLTGDDIEVLREIRAQGGIETLGRNLYVALLHAPVLNKFGQTVAVSLTNLDVHDIARVSRTYGLGGYYIATPLTDQRNLLERLVGHWVDGPGQRANRDRTDAFGAIRTASDLFEIIADVERRAGQRPVVVATTARGAGNASVPAVRQWLADKPVLLVMGTASGLAPEVMEDADAVLRPVRGIGRYNHLSVRSATAIIVDRVLGDAY
- the rimM gene encoding ribosome maturation factor RimM (Essential for efficient processing of 16S rRNA); the protein is MQAGSGNLVLVGEVTKPHGLRGEVCVRLYADSPSFFDLVDVVHLRPAAEAPAPDPVPAGRGRRPARPQPPRMRRVRIVSWREHKGMVLLVFEGAQDRSAAEALRGSEILVRETELPDLSDDEVYIHQIEGLAVRLEGGEPLGVVREVLTPAGQEIWAIETPDGREVLFPVAEQFVLAVDLEAGFVEIAPPPGLLDLYLSDDA
- a CDS encoding KH domain-containing protein, with product MLKDLISYIAKSLVDNPEAVEVSEIEGEQTSVIELKVAKEDLGKVIGKQGRTARAMRTIIGAASTKARKRAVLEIIE